The Hypomesus transpacificus isolate Combined female chromosome 2, fHypTra1, whole genome shotgun sequence genome window below encodes:
- the gnb3a gene encoding guanine nucleotide-binding protein G(I)/G(S)/G(T) subunit beta-3a has protein sequence MGEMEQLRKEADNLKDQITAARKAVQDTTLEEAASGTAVVSRVQLKTRKTLRGHLAKIYAMHWGAESTLCVSASQDGKLIVWDTITTNKVNAIPLKSSWVMTCSYAPSGNMVACGGLDNMCSIYNLKGKDGNVKVMRELAAHTGYLSCCRFLSDSEIITSSGDCTCVLWDIETGTQKTIFAGHLGDCMSLAVSPDFKMFISGACDFTAKLWDIREGACRQTFGGHESDINAIGFFPNGNAVITGSDDATCKLYDLRADQELITYQDSSIMCGVTSLAPSLSGRLILAGYDDFNVNIWDSLKNERVGVLAGHDNRVSCIGVSSDGMACCTGSWDSFLKIWN, from the exons ATGGGTGAAATGGAGCAACTGCGAAAGGAGGCAGACAACTTGAAAGATCAGATAACC GCGGCAAGGAAGGCGGTGCAAGACACCACCCTGGAGGAGGCAGCGTCCGGCACGGCGGTGGTGAGCCGTGTGCAGCTGAAGACCAGGAAGACTCTGAGGGGACACCTGGCCAAGATCTACGCCATGCACTGGGGAGCTGAATCCAC GCTATGCGTCAGTGCCTCCCAGGATGGAAAGCTCATTGTGTGGGACACCATAACGACCAACAAG GTGAACGCCATTCCTCTGAAGTCATCGTGGGTGATGACATGTTCGTACGCGCCCTCAGGGAACATGGTGGCATGCGGAGGACTGGATAACATGTGCTCCATTTACAACCTCAAAGGCAAAGATGGAAACGTCAAGGTCATGCGTGAGCTGGCCGCGCACACGG GTTATTTGTCCTGCTGTCGTTTCCTTAGCGACAGTGAGATCATCACCAGCTCTGGAGACTGTACCTG tGTGCTGTGGGACATAGAGACAGGGACACAGAAGACCATCTTCGCTGGTCACCTAGGAGACTGCATGTCCCTGGCCGTGTCACCTGACTTCAAGATGTTCATCTCGGGGGCGTGTGACTTCACGGCTAAGCTGTGGGACATCAGGGAGGGCGCCTGCAGACAGACCTTCGGAGGACACGAGAGCGACATCAACGCCATCGGG TTCTTCCCTAACGGCAACGCGGTGATAACAGGCTCAGACGACGCCACCTGCAAGCTGTATGACCTTAGGGCAGACCAGGAGCTTATCACCTACCAAGACTCCAGCATCATGTGTGGCGTGACCTCCCTGGCACCCTCCCTCTCCGGTCGCCTCATCCTGGCAGGGTACGACGACTTCAACGTCAACATCTGGGACTCGCTGAAGAACGAGAGAGTGG GAGTCTTGGCTGGTCACGACAACAGAGTGAGTTGTATTGGCGTAAGTTCTGACGGCATGGCCTGCTGCACAGGATCCTGGGATAGCTTCCTGAAGATATGGAACTGA
- the cdca3 gene encoding cell division cycle-associated protein 3 — translation MGSSESKIAVEPKEASTPKPDPTQIQRLRNERVNRPLDPRSPSTNIDRTPIQIGGSVIRTSIEDRVCTLSTSDPRSPSVVFTRTPIKGTVGSLARRLGMLFLGDSLPSKPSAPSNLKVEEVEVLGDGEQGSSEALLTSQATRTDDSSSPVLPSLQSVCSDTPLVQSHLVHLADAEADAEMEADFTYEEAEEARESPLHKRLSMSLITCLEGTVPAQVFADVHHAYPPSPLSYADTKSHTDGPEHSYALPSITFDLMSHVTPSQHTVVVVANVTQGPEELVEAEHVEVAPVEAEHVEVAPVEAEHVDVAPVEAEHVEVAPVEAEPVDVAPVEAEPVEVAPVEADPVEVVPVEAEPVGVVLVEAEPVEVASVEAEPVEVVSVEAEPVEVVSVEAEPVEVTSVEAEPIEGTQASSPSPGLTLQPQTGIRCPVFDAKSPSQVVFKPQWLGKGFGTAGVRARGRGGKGASSSSPLSVRVATKKAANENRASSKQKQRGKTLAEGRSPLQILKATNSPRDHHSQTKLKVSTPDRQRPSHLDRRVLTTTMTMDKENR, via the exons ATGGGATCCAGTGAGAGCAAGATTGCCGTGGAGCCTAAAGAGGCTTCCACGCCCAAACCAGATCCTACCCAGATCCAGCGTCTGAGAAATGAACGGGTCAATCGACCACTTGACCCACGTTCGCCGTCCACGAACATTGATCGCACACCCATACAG ATTGGTGGTTCTGTAATCCGTACTTCAATTGAGGATCGTGTGTGTACCTTGTCCACCAGTGACCCGCGTTCACCTTCAGTTGTTTTTACCCGCACTCCAATAAAAG ggacTGTTGGTTCCTTGGCTCGTCGCCTGGGTATGCTCTTCCTCGGAGACTCTCTACCCTCCAAGCCCTCTGCACCGTCCAACCTCAAGgtggaagaggtggaggtgCTGGGAGATGGAGAGCAAGGTTCCAGTGAGGCCCTTCTTACCTCCCAGGCCACCAGGACTGATGACTCCTCCAGCCCTGTGCTGCCTTCTcttcagagtgtgtgtagtgACACCCCGTTAGTTCAAAGCCACTTAGTCCACCTAGCAGATGCCGAGGCAGATGCAGAGATGGAGGCCGACTTCACGTACGAGGAAGCGGAAGAAGCCAGGGAGTCTCCTCTCCACAAGAGGCTGAGCATGAGTTTGATAACCTGCCTCGAAGGCACCGTCCCAGCCCAGGTCTTTGCCGATGTCCACCACGCctatcctccttctcctctgtcttATGCTGACACCAaatcacacacagacggacCTGAGCACTCGTATGCCCTCCCGTCCATCACCTTTGACCTCATGAGCCATGTGACCCCTAGCCAACATACTGTTGTAGTGGTTGCAAATGTTACTCAAGGGCCTGAGGAACTGGTGGAGGCGGAGCATGTAGAAGTTGCCCCAGTGGAGGCAGAGCATGTAGAAGTTGCCCCAGTGGAGGCAGAGCATGTAGACGTTGCCCCAGTGGAGGCAGAGCATGTAGAAGTTGCCCCAGTGGAGGCAGAGCCAGTAGACGTTGCCCCGGTGGAGGCAGAGCCTGTAGAAGTTGCCCCAGTGGAGGCGGATCCTGTAGAAGTTGTCCCAGTGGAGGCGGAGCCTGTAGGAGTGGTCTTGGTGGAGGCAGAGCCTGTAGAAGTTGCCTCAGTGGAGGCGGAGCCTGTAGAAGTTGTCTCAGTGGAGGCGGAGCCTGTAGAAGTTGTCTCAGTGGAGGCGGAGCCTGTAGAAGTGACGTCGGTAGAGGCGGAGCCAATTGAGGGGACCCAAGCTAGTAGTCCAAGCCCAGGCTTGACCTTGCAGCCTCAAACTGGGATCCGCTGTCCCGTCTTTGACGCCAAGAGCCCTAGTCAGGTTGTGTTCAAGCCCCAGTGGTTGGGTAAAGGGTTTGGGACCGCAGGAGTCCgagccagagggagaggaggaaagggggcttcgtcttcctcccccctctcggtTCGCGTGGCAACCAAGAAGGCAGCCAATGAGAACAGGGCATCATCCAAGCAGAAGCAGAGAG GCAAGACACTGGCTGAAGGACGCTCCCCACTGCAAATCCTTAAGGCGACCAACTCTCCCAGGGACCATCattcacag ACCAAGTTAAAGGTGTCTAccccagacaggcagagacctAGCCACCTGGACCGCAGGGTCCTGACCACGACCATGACCATGGATAAGGAGAACAGATAG